AGTCAAAAGCATCATCAATGGCTGGTTGATCTAAATGTTGCCGAATTTCGGCATTACTTTCAACCAACGGCTTGAACTGTAATTGGTGGTCCCAAGATTGCGCCGTGAGTGGTTGAACCAAGTCATAGGCCGCTTCACGTGACATGCCAGTATCAATCAACTTCAATAAGACTCGCTGGCTATAAATTAACCCATACGTCGCATCCATATTCTGCTTCATGCGTTCTGGAAAGACGGTCAACGTCCCAATAATCTTCGTAATCCGGGTCAAGATATAGTCTGTTAAAATCGTCGTATCCGGCAAAATGATTCGTTCGGCTGAAGAATGTGAAATATCTCGTTCATGCCATAATGGTACATCTTCATAAGCCGTCATCATGTGTCCCCGAATCACCCGTGCTAATCCGGTCACATTTTCAGAGCCAATCGGGTTCCGCTTATGTGGCATCGCTGATGACCCTTTTTGACCTTTATTGAAGAATTCTTCGACTTCATGCGTTTCTGATTTTTGTAAGCCGCGAATTTCAGTTGCAAACACTTCAACACTCGTGGCAATTAACGCCAACGTAGCGATGTATTCGGCATGTAAATCACGCGGTAAAATTTGGGTTGAAATTTCTTGTGCCCGAATACCGAGCTTATCACACACAAACTGTTCCACAAATGGTGGAATATTAGCAAAGGTTCCCACCGCACCACTAATTTTACCGGCTTCAACGCCAGCAGCAGCATGTTCAAATCGTTCAATATCCCGATTAACTTCAGAATACCACCGTGCTAGCTTCAATCCGAAGGTCGTTGGTTCCGCATGCACGCCATGTGTGCGACCCATTTCAACTGTATATTTATATTTTTTGGCTTGTTGCGCTAATGTTGCTCGTAAATCCTGTAAATCTTGACGAATAATCGCATTGGCTTGCTTTAATCGGTACCCTTGCGCCGTGTCAACCACATCAGTACTCGTTAACCCATAATGGACCCACTTACGTTCAGCCCCTAATGATTCTGAAACATCACGCGTAAACGCCACCACATCATGGTGGGTCACAGCTTCAATTTCAGCGATGCGATCACTATCAAACTTCGCATTGGCACTAATCTTAGCGACATCTGCCGCTGGAATCTTGCCTAATTCAGCCCAGGCTTCGTCAGCTGCAATTTCAACTTCTAACCAAGCTTGGTATTGGTTTTCTAGGGACCACACTTGGCCCATCTCGGGACGCGTA
This region of Lactobacillus sp. CBA3605 genomic DNA includes:
- the purB gene encoding adenylosuccinate lyase is translated as MIDRYTRPEMGQVWSLENQYQAWLEVEIAADEAWAELGKIPAADVAKISANAKFDSDRIAEIEAVTHHDVVAFTRDVSESLGAERKWVHYGLTSTDVVDTAQGYRLKQANAIIRQDLQDLRATLAQQAKKYKYTVEMGRTHGVHAEPTTFGLKLARWYSEVNRDIERFEHAAAGVEAGKISGAVGTFANIPPFVEQFVCDKLGIRAQEISTQILPRDLHAEYIATLALIATSVEVFATEIRGLQKSETHEVEEFFNKGQKGSSAMPHKRNPIGSENVTGLARVIRGHMMTAYEDVPLWHERDISHSSAERIILPDTTILTDYILTRITKIIGTLTVFPERMKQNMDATYGLIYSQRVLLKLIDTGMSREAAYDLVQPLTAQSWDHQLQFKPLVESNAEIRQHLDQPAIDDAFDYHYHLRHVDDIFKRLGLDD